The window CCACATTGAAAGTGACCTATTTTAGAATCAATTATTACCAAACTTCATTACATTTTGCATTTGTCTAAAGATTAGTGCTCCCTCATGTGAAAACCATTTTAACTGCTACATTCAAGCTTCTACTTGCACAACAGTCAAATACTGTTATCCTTCCATACATCAACTAGTTTGAAACTTCTCTTTTACCTCTAATTAAGAATCTACtctttgatttttgattttaaGTCTTACAATTTTAGTTGGCATTTGATAAAAATTAGATTTAACCTTAGATTCAAGgttttctaaatttaaaaattagtttttaaacatccctaaaataatttaaactaTTACAGTACCAATAATTTCGATTGATTACAAACCACTGAAAGTATCATTTGTCAGTTCTTTATTCCAAATATACAACCCAGACATTGAAATAGTGAACAATGGTTTTTCACATGGATGATCAAACACTTCATTAACCTAACATCAAAGACTACTTTTGGCCAAATACAAGATGCTAAGCTAAAACATGTCCCTTCAAAACCATTAAAAATCTATCTCTTCTTATCCTACTAATTAACCCCTGTGTACTTTCTATATTGCATTTATACTAACATTTAACAGTATACTACATAACCAAAATCAAACacctacttttaaaatctatctaggatttgtttttttttacaactctaATCCTATTCtgtctattaattatttaagaaATGCTTAGTTAGTTATCTATACTATTTATATTAGCCCCATTAGGAACCAAAGCGGCCACCATCGACACGCATATGCATTCTTTCAATTTGATAGGAGTGTGGGGCCCTCACACCCCCTGACAAACTGACGTCTTGCACATGACACATCTTTGATAAACCACTTTGGCATTGAATCTATCATTAcatattacaattattttatattaccattattttatcttttaatatataaaatctCAATACAGACAGTACACAGTGCTTCTCAAATGAACCCCCTTATCAAAACCCCGAAACTACCATGCTAGTTTAGCGAACATTCTGGACTTGGCCAAAAAACTGTTCTAACTTAACACATACCTTCCTACATTACATGACAAAGTAGTCCGTCTCCGTGGGGTGGGAATTGTAGTAGTCAGTCTCCGTGGGGTGGGAATTGTAGTAGTCCGTCTCCGTGGGGTGGGAATTGTAGTAGTCCGTCTCCGTGGGGTGGGAATTGTAGTAGTCCGTCTCCGTGGGGTGGGAATTGCAGTCCGTCCCCGTGACGGAATCCAAGGGGGAAAGTGTCCACTCCCACGACGACCGTCGGCGCTATCGCATCATCGTGGCAGTTCCAGCCAGGTAGACCAAGGAGAAAGGGTCCGGCGATGTCCTCCTCCTCCGGGAGCACCGCAAAGATGGCACCTGTGAAAACACACAATTTGAATACATTGTCCCTTCAACCAAAAATGGAGAACACAGCCATGGAACATTTCATCTTGCCTTccaaaggcaaactacacctaAATCTTCAATCAATGAACCTATGTTAGCTGCACTATTTTTCCACCTGCCAAGCATTCTTTGAGTCTACAGATTTAACATTTCTACTATTCTAACAAAATTGACATACTTTGAAGTCCGGGTGGAGAGTCCGACCAGCATCCGGATGAGACCCGCTTTTCCGCGAGAGGCTCCACTCTGGACACTGCATTGTTTTACCTACAAAAATGACACATCTTTTAGTATTTGcccactaaaaaaaaacatccacacGAGTTTACATTATCTACTAACCATTAGCACTTGCATCCAGTCCTTTTGGGCTCCTACACCAATCCCAGCTGCAAACACGCAGTCAATAACATTCAATCCTTTCAATTAAATGCCAAAATGTTAACATTGGAATGAAACCGTACCTGGACTTGGGGCCTCTCTCTTTCCCCACCAATCATCATGACATGACACACCCTCACTCTTCACCAACTGCTTCCTCAGGGGTAACAAACAACCTAGCAACACATTAAAATTTAGACTATTATCCACCCAATTGAAAATCACTCCAATCCAAACTAAAGCTTCACCTTCATTTGACACCATCGTTGCCTTCTACACAACCACCATCTTGACAGGCTCATCCATTGGCTacctttgaaaaatatatttaaaaataacattagtcATACAAAAGTCTCATAACATTTACCATCAGACTTTTCTAACCTTAGCCAGCAAACACTAAACTCTTCATGCGCTGTCAACAATCCTGCACTCATTGTTCTCCAGATGGCCTTCCAATCACCTTGACActgtacaaataaaatataaataaccaccaacaacaacaactactactacatctTTAAACCAGACCTTTACATTACTTTTAACATTACCCATGCACTCTTCTAATACTACAATAATCCAGACTAATTTGCAATATCTCATGTGTACAAAAACTCAACACAAGTCAATTTTGCATTTCTACAAAcaccacttcttttttttaacggaCTACATCTACAAAACAACTAACACCGGCTATACAAATAAACTTGCCAACTCCAAAGTCATGAGTCCCACAGCATTGTCCAATGTCAGTCCAGGGCTGTCACCAGATGTTGACACTTCAGGTGAAGATTGTAGCATCCTGCCAGAATGTAGACAACAAACCAcctacaaaaacaaatacacattgTAATAGCCACCCTAGGTCTTTATTAAATAAGTTGGATAAACACCTGTCAATCAGGACCCCAATAGGCACAGACTAATCCATGAAACTCCTTCTTCCAAAGGCAATCATCACCTTATGTCCATACTGCAAGAAGTAGAATTCAACATAACGTTATCAAAAGTCATCACTCTCTAAAGGAGTTTGGACTTTACTTACAAATCTATTAGCCATGGCAGCCACCAATTTCCAATCAGTTGACCTGGCCAGAGACTCATCAAAATCGATCACAAATAAATCCAACATGGTTAAACATGACATTTGATGCCCCCAATTTGATTAGAAACCTCCAACACACCATTGACAGCACTCAAAATCCAAGCAATTGATCTAGCCAGAGATTTACGATCATCTGCACTTGGAGATCAATTTCTGTCAATTTAATATAATCAAACATGCACATAAATGAGCAAACATCTTTGTTCTTATATTGtctatatcatatatataaacTAGTGCCAGCACCCGTTGTCCAAGCAATAGATCTAGCCAGAGATTTAGGATCATCTGGACTTGGATAACAAGTACCATCACATTAAATCATTTACATCAACAAACTTCAAAGTCTATATTAACTCAGGTCagtttaaataacaaaatcacatttcaTCAATGTCACCTCTCAATGGCCAAACACTTGGGATACTCTTCTGTTGGAAATCCACTACTgtgaaaaatacaacaatatacTAAACATGGTTAGACAAGCACCTAACATTAGCCAACTATTCCTTTGCacttaataaaatatttagacaAATTTAGCCATTGGCAGCACTCAACATACAAGTGGCAGACCTAGCCAGAGATTTAGGATTGTCTTCACTTGGATATCCATTTCTGCCAATACAATAACTAATATTAGCTACATTTACATTACTTTTTGGAATTTCATCTCACAAATGCAGACAAACAATTAACTTATCCATTCGCGGAACTCAAAGACTGAACGGACGACGAGGCCAGACTCTTCCAATCATCTCCAGTCAGGGATCCAAACCTAAATAATTAAGACTCATATCAAAACAAATATCATTACACATGAACTACATTCCAGACACTTACATTCAAATCCAGTTGAAGATCAGGATCTGTCtaataaatgaaatcaaacaggGTTAGACATCCACATACCATTAACAAAGTTCTTCCACAATAAATTACTTCAGCGTAGTTGTGGTGCACGTGACAGAAAAAGCCCAGTGAAGAGTTCAGCCTTTGACATCCATAAAAGATATAATAAAAGCCATACAACCTGTCTTGGTCCACCAGATGGAACAAAGGTGTCATCTATAACAAAAAGCTCATACATAGGtcacaaaatacaacaactacTTTATGGTATCTACATTTGCCCACAGGTCCTTTCACACATACAACAAAACAACCACCAAATTTGGATATTTTCTATTAACTTGGCCCTTTTTCGACCAAAATAGACTGGGcgagctggctagccctcaGCCCAGTTAATCCAATTTGAACAttataattaatcatttttggAAAGGAGCCTTTTGGTTTTACAGCTCTGGAAGACTATTTTGAGTCTTCCTCAATAGATTTAACGAATTAGGATTGTTTGCCATGTTTAAGGACACACTTGGAACAGCATTTAAATCAGTCAGGAATCAAAACAACTATCATACTTAACATGTTAAAGTTGAATCTGGGTTGAATAAAGTGACATCTGCAGCAAACAGTCCTTCAATGCAGAAAAGACAACAACATTAGGGGGCATGACCTCCATTTGCAAACAGGTCACATACAAACAAtagcattttttatttggacCTAAATCATTTGccactattcattcattaaattgTCCATCGTTAGTGACCGGGCGAGCTGGCTAGCCCTCGTCCGGTAACACAAATTTGGGATTAAACTACTTGTAGTTTAAATTTGGGAAATGAGCCTTTTGGATTGACAGCTCTCAAAATCATGATTAGATTCTTCCTCATTACAAAAAGAGGGACAATTCGGAAATGTCACCACTAGGTTAAATGACTAAATtactataaaacaaaaa is drawn from Stigmatopora argus isolate UIUO_Sarg chromosome 20, RoL_Sarg_1.0, whole genome shotgun sequence and contains these coding sequences:
- the LOC144065772 gene encoding uncharacterized protein LOC144065772 isoform X2, giving the protein MVSNEGCLLPLRKQLVKSEGVSCHDDWWGKREAPSPAGIGVGAQKDWMQVLMVKQCSVQSGASRGKAGLIRMLVGLSTRTSKCHLCGAPGGGGHRRTLSPWSTWLELPR
- the LOC144065772 gene encoding uncharacterized protein LOC144065772 isoform X1, yielding MSLSRWWLCRRQRWCQMKLVKSEGVSCHDDWWGKREAPSPAGIGVGAQKDWMQVLMVKQCSVQSGASRGKAGLIRMLVGLSTRTSKCHLCGAPGGGGHRRTLSPWSTWLELPR